The genomic interval AGGAGAAAATTCCAAGGTGCATAAAGACTCTCGAGTGAAGAGTTCTGTTGTCGGAAAGAATGTCACGATCAAATATCCCGTTAATATAGTGAATTCTCTTGTGATGGACGGCGTGAGGTGGGATTCAAAAAAAGATATCGAGGACTGCATTGTAACAAAGGGATCGGTCATTAAATCAGGCCGCGCGATTAAAGATGAAGAACAGATATAAGAGAGCGCTGGTTACGGGCGGGGCGGGGTTCATCGGCTCGCATATCGTCGACAGGCTGGTCGAATCCGGCATGGAGACGGTGGTGATTGACGATCTTTCCACGGGCAAGAAGGAAAATGTGTCCTCGAAAGCAAAACTGATTGTCGGCAGCATCCTTTCAAGGCGTGACTTGAAGAAGGCCATGAAAGGCGTCGATGTCGTATTTCACAATGCCGCCAAGGTGAGTGTCAGGAATTCTTTCCAGGATATCTATGATGATACCGAAACGAATGTCATGGGCACGGTGAACGTACTTAATGCGATGGCTGAAAATAAGGCCAGGAAGATAATACTCGCGTCCTCCATGGCCGTATACGGCAAGAATAAGCTGCCCGTACCTGAAACAGGCATGCTTGAGCCGGTATCGCCGTATGGTGTAGGAAAATTGGCGTCCGAAAAATATTGTTTTCTCATGAGCGCTTTTTACCGTTTTGACGCGGTGGTCTTGCGGTATTTCAATACGTACGGGCCGAAACAGACTCTAACGCCTTATGTGGGCGTGATAACGATATTCATAAATCGCCTGCTCCGCGGCGAGGCTCCGGTTATTTTTGGAGACGGGAAACAGAACCGCGATTTTATACACGTAAAGGATGTAGCCGAGGCTAATATCCTGGCGATGATGAGCGACTGCGCGCGTGCCGTTTTGAACGTAGGGACAGGCCGGGGGACAAAAGTGTCGGAACTCGCGCGCCTTTTAATAGATGAGATGGGATCGGACCTTAAACCGGAATACGAAAAAGCAAAGCCCGGCGAACTGGCCGATTCCGTGGCAGACATAAGGATGGCTAAAGATACGATAGGATTCATCGCAAGATACCGGTTAAGAGATATGATCGCAGAGACTGTAGGAGTGGTAGCAAACAGCGGTAGAGGCGTAAAATGTTGAAATGGACCGACGTAGCAGAAGCTTTCATAATAACGACAGTTGTTTCCTATCTCATTATGCCGTTCATGAGGATGGTGGCATTGAGGACGAATTTTGTGGACCATCCCAAAGATAACAAGGTCCATGCCCGCCCCATACCGCTTTTGGGCGGCGTCGGAATATACCTGGCTTTCATGATAGGGGCGTTCAGCAATCTTGGCATTTTCCAGGATCCGAGATGGATGGGTATATTTATTGGGGCTACCGTCCTTCTGGTCATAGGGCTCATAGACGACAGGATGGGCATGATGCCCGAGATCAAGCTTCTGGCGCAGATATTGGCGGCTATGGCTGTCGTAAAATCGGGCGTGCGTGTGGAGTTTCTGCAAAATTATTACCTTAATACTGTCTTGACCTATATATGGATTGTAGGCATAACAAATTCTTTCAACCTTCTGGATAATATGAATGGGTTATCCGCCGGAATAGCGGTTATAGCCTCGGGCTTCTTCGGAATAATAATGTTGTCAAGCAACCAGGTGGAGATAGCCGTCATATCTTTTGCGGTGACAGGCTCCTGCCTCGGTTTTTTAAAGCACAATTTTCCCAAGGCCAATATCTTTATGGGCGATTCCGGAAGTCTCGTAATAGGTTTTATACTCGCGTCCTTAGGAATACTGGGCAGTTGGAAGACAAAGTTCCTTACGACGTCGTTGGCTATGCCTGTGCTTGTGCTGGCATACCCGATATTTGATACGACGCTCGTGACTATTATGAGACTTTTGGAAGGGCGCTCAATATTTCAAGGAGGTAAGGACCACTCATCTCACAGATTGGCGCTTTTAAGTTTCAGGAAGCGGAAGGCTGTCCTGGTGATATACATCATCTGCGTCCTGCTCGGATTAAGCGCTCTTGTGATACAGAGGGTCCATATCAGGGCCGCTTTCGCTATAATAGCAGTTGTCATCCTGTTTTTGACGGCGCTGGGCGTAAGGCTGGGCATGGTAAATACGGGCAGGTTCGGCAGAAAGAAGAAAGATAATGGGAAAAGAAAAGACAAGGGCTCGTAATGCAGAAATTTAATGAGATATGCAGTATGACGATAAAATGGTGCCTGTGCGCGATAGTCTTTGCTGCGCCGTTCTCGAAATCGATATCCGAGATAGCTATAGCTCTTGCCATAGCCGTATGGGCGGTGAAGAAAGTATGCAATAAAGATCTTCGCATCCATAAGGACGCCTTGATCATCCCTTTTCTGATATTTGTGGTAACGATCATACCTTCGTTCTTCAATTCAGCATATCCTGCCATCAGCGTAAAAGCCTTTTTTACCAAAGTTTTAAAATATGTATTCCTGTATTTTGTCATGGTTGAATCAGTGGACAGCCTATCTAAGCTTAAAGACATCCTTATCATGGCGGTCGCGTCCATTGTGGTGATAATGGCGGATGGGTTTATACAATTCAACTTAGGCATAGATCTACTGCACGGTTATCCGTCATTTAAGGGCTATATGCCGATCATGAACGTTGACGTCGCGTCGAATTATTTCAAAGGGTTTCCAACCGCGTCATTCCCGTATCCTAACGATCTTGCGGCATGGATATTGCTGGCTATCTTTCCTGTAGTCTGTGTCGCCATATTTGGCCCTAAAAAGACGAAAGCGCGGTATGCCGCATGGCTCATCTCCATAGGCCTGTTTGTCCTATTCTTTTTAACCAAGGCGCGCGGAGCGTGGATAGGATTAGGGCTATCAACCGTGTATATAGCTGTCTCTA from Candidatus Omnitrophota bacterium carries:
- a CDS encoding SDR family NAD(P)-dependent oxidoreductase, with the protein product MKNRYKRALVTGGAGFIGSHIVDRLVESGMETVVIDDLSTGKKENVSSKAKLIVGSILSRRDLKKAMKGVDVVFHNAAKVSVRNSFQDIYDDTETNVMGTVNVLNAMAENKARKIILASSMAVYGKNKLPVPETGMLEPVSPYGVGKLASEKYCFLMSAFYRFDAVVLRYFNTYGPKQTLTPYVGVITIFINRLLRGEAPVIFGDGKQNRDFIHVKDVAEANILAMMSDCARAVLNVGTGRGTKVSELARLLIDEMGSDLKPEYEKAKPGELADSVADIRMAKDTIGFIARYRLRDMIAETVGVVANSGRGVKC
- a CDS encoding MraY family glycosyltransferase, with product MLKWTDVAEAFIITTVVSYLIMPFMRMVALRTNFVDHPKDNKVHARPIPLLGGVGIYLAFMIGAFSNLGIFQDPRWMGIFIGATVLLVIGLIDDRMGMMPEIKLLAQILAAMAVVKSGVRVEFLQNYYLNTVLTYIWIVGITNSFNLLDNMNGLSAGIAVIASGFFGIIMLSSNQVEIAVISFAVTGSCLGFLKHNFPKANIFMGDSGSLVIGFILASLGILGSWKTKFLTTSLAMPVLVLAYPIFDTTLVTIMRLLEGRSIFQGGKDHSSHRLALLSFRKRKAVLVIYIICVLLGLSALVIQRVHIRAAFAIIAVVILFLTALGVRLGMVNTGRFGRKKKDNGKRKDKGS
- a CDS encoding O-antigen ligase family protein codes for the protein MQKFNEICSMTIKWCLCAIVFAAPFSKSISEIAIALAIAVWAVKKVCNKDLRIHKDALIIPFLIFVVTIIPSFFNSAYPAISVKAFFTKVLKYVFLYFVMVESVDSLSKLKDILIMAVASIVVIMADGFIQFNLGIDLLHGYPSFKGYMPIMNVDVASNYFKGFPTASFPYPNDLAAWILLAIFPVVCVAIFGPKKTKARYAAWLISIGLFVLFFLTKARGAWIGLGLSTVYIAVSKNKIWLIAILVLMLAVPFLFRMEMAQHIFSRVSVDDRIGMWKTGWQIFTEHPVTGNGLNTFFRNFQKYRNDADKGMKGSYAHNCYLQMAADTGIIGLGGFLFLIAAYFLSVIKSLRKIRDDLYQSVLWGLSIGIFAFLVHSFFDTNLYSLNLATLFWFAIGLSGAISNVAQDKGVSTI